The Methylomonas montana genome has a window encoding:
- the amoA gene encoding bacterial ammonia monooxygenase, subunit AmoA: protein MSASQSAVRSRAEAVQVSRTFDWMILFTLFTAVLGGYHIHYMLTGGDWDFWTDWKDRRLWVTVAPIVSITFPAAVQACLWWRYRLPVGATLSVVALMIGEWINRYMNFWGWTYFPVNICFPSNLLPGAIVLDVILMMGNSMTLTAVVGGLAYGLLFYPGNWPVIAPLHVPVEYNGMMMTLADLQGYHYVRTGTPEYIRMVEKGTLRTFGKDVAPVSAFFSGFVSIIIYFLWHFFGRWFAKTDFIADDAS from the coding sequence ATGAGCGCATCTCAATCAGCTGTACGTTCACGTGCGGAAGCGGTACAAGTTTCCCGTACGTTTGACTGGATGATTCTTTTTACACTGTTCACAGCGGTTCTGGGCGGTTACCACATTCACTATATGTTGACTGGCGGTGACTGGGACTTCTGGACCGACTGGAAAGATAGACGTCTGTGGGTAACCGTAGCACCTATCGTTTCTATTACATTCCCTGCGGCTGTTCAAGCTTGCTTGTGGTGGAGATACCGTTTGCCAGTTGGCGCAACTCTGTCTGTAGTTGCTCTGATGATTGGTGAGTGGATCAACCGTTACATGAACTTCTGGGGCTGGACATACTTCCCAGTTAACATCTGCTTCCCATCTAACCTGCTGCCAGGCGCTATCGTTCTTGACGTTATCCTGATGATGGGTAACAGCATGACTCTGACCGCTGTTGTTGGTGGTTTGGCTTATGGTTTGTTGTTCTACCCAGGTAACTGGCCTGTTATCGCTCCATTGCACGTGCCTGTAGAATACAACGGCATGATGATGACCCTGGCTGACTTGCAAGGTTACCACTATGTTCGTACTGGTACACCTGAATACATCCGTATGGTAGAGAAAGGTACATTAAGAACTTTCGGTAAAGACGTTGCTCCTGTATCAGCGTTCTTCTCTGGATTCGTTTCTATCATTATTTACTTCTTGTGGCACTTCTTCGGCAGATGGTTCGCTAAAACCGACTTCATCGCTGACGACGCGTCTTAA
- the amoB gene encoding bacterial ammonia monooxygenase, subunit AmoB has translation MKIIKDKVAKLSFVALLVAMTAAMFYAPTASAHGEKSQAAFMRMRTIHWFDLNWSKEEVPVNETMTISGKFLVFAGWPETVDKPEVSFLNVGIPGPVFIRAGSWIGGQLVPRSVSLELGEVYEFKVLLKARRPGDWHVHSMMNVQGGGPIIGPGKWVTITGSMSEFVNPVTTLTGQTINLETYALDNVYFWHAVWFAIAFAWLLFWIKRPLFVPRHIAVSTGKADSLISAGDKKIGMLFGVGTLVIVAASMGATNEKYPVTTPLQAGLLRGMKTYQMPEATVSVKVDDATYRVPGRAMQMTLTITNNGDSPVRLGEFNTAGVRFLDPAVHEDETAYPDDLLAEEGLTVSDNSPLAPGETRTVEVTASDAAWEVYRLADLIYDPDSRFAGLLFFWDANGNRQLVTVDAPLIPTFI, from the coding sequence ATGAAAATAATAAAAGACAAAGTTGCAAAACTGTCCTTTGTCGCACTGTTGGTCGCCATGACAGCAGCGATGTTCTACGCTCCAACAGCATCTGCTCACGGTGAAAAATCCCAGGCTGCGTTCATGCGTATGCGGACGATTCACTGGTTTGACCTGAACTGGTCAAAAGAAGAAGTGCCTGTTAACGAAACTATGACAATTTCCGGTAAATTCCTGGTATTCGCAGGATGGCCTGAAACTGTTGATAAACCAGAAGTTTCATTCTTGAACGTTGGTATTCCTGGTCCAGTATTTATTCGTGCTGGTTCTTGGATTGGTGGTCAGTTGGTTCCTCGTTCTGTTTCTTTGGAACTGGGTGAAGTTTATGAGTTCAAAGTTCTGTTGAAAGCTCGTCGTCCTGGTGACTGGCACGTTCACTCTATGATGAACGTACAAGGCGGTGGTCCAATCATCGGCCCAGGCAAATGGGTAACCATTACTGGTTCTATGAGCGAGTTTGTTAACCCTGTTACTACTCTGACAGGTCAAACAATCAACTTGGAAACCTATGCTCTGGACAACGTTTATTTCTGGCACGCAGTATGGTTCGCAATCGCGTTCGCATGGTTGTTGTTCTGGATCAAACGTCCATTGTTCGTTCCACGTCATATCGCAGTTAGCACCGGCAAAGCAGATTCTCTGATCTCAGCTGGCGACAAAAAAATCGGTATGCTGTTCGGTGTAGGTACTCTGGTTATCGTTGCTGCTTCTATGGGCGCAACCAACGAAAAATACCCTGTAACTACTCCTCTGCAAGCTGGTTTGCTGCGTGGTATGAAAACTTATCAAATGCCTGAAGCTACTGTTTCAGTTAAAGTTGATGACGCTACATACCGTGTACCAGGTCGTGCAATGCAAATGACTCTGACCATCACAAACAACGGTGATTCACCAGTTCGTTTGGGCGAGTTCAACACTGCAGGCGTACGTTTCTTGGATCCAGCTGTTCATGAAGATGAAACTGCTTATCCAGATGACTTGTTGGCAGAAGAAGGTTTGACTGTTAGCGACAACAGCCCACTGGCTCCAGGTGAGACCCGTACTGTTGAAGTTACAGCTTCTGACGCTGCTTGGGAAGTATATCGTTTAGCTGACTTGATCTACGATCCAGACAGCCGCTTCGCAGGTCTGTTGTTCTTCTGGGATGCAAATGGCAACCGTCAATTGGTAACAGTTGATGCTCCATTAATCCCAACTTTCATCTAA
- the tagH gene encoding type VI secretion system-associated FHA domain protein TagH gives MPLKLKVLSYKGLPLSSELTAEFDQHGGTIGRKLGNTLVLTDAENFVSGHHAEISCENGQYYVKDTSKNGTYLVNAGINLNNAQAVVQGNEILRIGEYEVLVEVTTDAQAQADVLKIENHFSSPFSSPLSDAGASVLASPLNIVAPSDLPVSPFTDQPPSSPFNDSFSLPAAMPAEEGSKDIAEFLKGLDSLPSITNSVETPFNSDSPNPDLMNLEANASFANQQRQDVLSDDVFKLEPASIKPPQSAGVVKESQSRIEDTNIAAASAELMLSFLEGAGIKDHAFLPPEQRAEAMKSAGALFRSLIEGLMDVLRARAEMKSEFRVSVTTIRSFDNNPLKFNPDVESVLKLMLAPNNPAFIHPNDAVNEAFKDIKYHQVAMTAAIQASLAEILHRFNPECIEKTLGEGILFQKKARCWELYCEKYPELKALALEDFFGEEFADAYEKQMRLFSRR, from the coding sequence GTGCCGCTTAAATTGAAAGTCCTTTCTTACAAAGGTTTGCCCTTATCTAGCGAATTGACTGCCGAGTTCGACCAGCACGGAGGCACTATAGGGCGTAAACTCGGAAACACTTTAGTGTTAACCGATGCCGAGAATTTTGTTTCAGGGCATCACGCCGAAATATCCTGTGAGAATGGCCAATATTACGTTAAGGATACTAGTAAAAACGGGACTTATTTGGTCAACGCTGGCATCAATTTAAATAATGCGCAAGCAGTCGTACAGGGTAACGAAATATTGCGCATCGGTGAATATGAGGTTTTGGTAGAGGTAACGACCGATGCCCAAGCCCAAGCAGATGTATTAAAGATAGAAAATCATTTTTCTTCCCCTTTTTCCTCGCCGCTAAGCGACGCGGGGGCCTCAGTATTAGCTAGCCCTCTAAATATAGTGGCACCAAGTGACTTACCAGTTTCCCCATTTACTGATCAGCCTCCTAGTTCACCTTTTAACGATAGTTTTTCTCTCCCTGCGGCGATGCCTGCTGAGGAGGGAAGTAAAGATATCGCAGAGTTTTTAAAGGGCTTGGATTCATTGCCGTCAATTACCAATAGCGTAGAAACGCCATTCAACTCGGATAGTCCAAATCCGGATTTAATGAATTTGGAAGCTAATGCATCGTTTGCTAATCAACAGCGTCAAGATGTCTTATCAGACGACGTGTTTAAGCTTGAACCAGCGTCGATCAAGCCGCCGCAGAGCGCTGGCGTTGTTAAAGAATCGCAGTCGAGAATAGAGGATACAAATATAGCGGCAGCTTCCGCAGAGCTAATGCTGTCGTTTTTAGAAGGCGCTGGGATAAAGGATCACGCGTTTTTACCGCCGGAACAAAGGGCGGAAGCTATGAAATCCGCCGGCGCTTTATTTCGCAGTTTGATAGAAGGCCTAATGGATGTGCTAAGAGCAAGGGCTGAAATGAAAAGTGAATTTCGAGTCTCCGTTACTACAATCCGCTCATTTGACAATAATCCGCTAAAATTCAATCCCGACGTAGAGAGTGTGTTAAAGCTCATGTTGGCGCCGAATAATCCAGCATTTATTCATCCGAACGATGCGGTTAACGAGGCGTTTAAGGATATCAAATATCATCAAGTGGCGATGACGGCCGCTATACAAGCCTCATTAGCGGAAATTTTGCATCGATTCAATCCGGAATGTATCGAAAAAACATTGGGCGAAGGTATTTTGTTCCAAAAGAAGGCCCGATGTTGGGAGCTATACTGTGAGAAATATCCCGAGTTGAAAGCCTTGGCTTTGGAAGATTTCTTCGGCGAAGAGTTTGCGGATGCATACGAAAAACAAATGCGCTTATTTTCGCGACGCTGA